One genomic window of Salvia miltiorrhiza cultivar Shanhuang (shh) chromosome 4, IMPLAD_Smil_shh, whole genome shotgun sequence includes the following:
- the LOC131020930 gene encoding UPF0613 protein PB24D3.06c-like produces the protein MENSNMNLSTPSSISAPPQTAAASGTSWFSGIVRSRSTSAKAPNNISAAAGDGAGGGEGPINKKRQFRGVMFKYGTEPIQVAFKTGDYKQQVIFIGGLTDGFLATEYLEPLAIALEKERWSLVQFLFSSSYSGYGISSLKRDAKELDQLISYLINKEDSEGVVLLGHSTGCQDIVYYLRTNAACSRAVRAAILQAPASDREYRATLPETASMIDLASTMINEGRGSELMPREANPDSPITAYRFHSLCAYNGDDDMFSSDFSEDQLRQKLGHMSNTPTLVMFSMGDEYVPEYVDKKSLVDRLCTAMGGAEKAEIEYGNHSLSNRTEEAVQAIIEFIKRDGPKGWDDPWN, from the exons ATGGAGAATTCTAATATGAATCTCTCGACGCCATCTTCGATCTCTGCGCCGCCGCAGACGGCGGCGGCGTCGGGCACTTCTTGGTTTTCCGGCATTGTCCGCAGCCGCTCCACCTCCGCCAAGGCGCCCAACAACATCTCAGCCGCCGCTGGCGACGGCGCCGGAGGTGGAGAAGGACCCATCAACAAGAAGCGTCAATTTCGCGGGGTGATGTTCAAGTACGGGACAGAACCAATTCAG GTTGCTTTCAAAACAGGTGACTACAAACAGCAAGTTATTTTTATTGGTGGGCTGACCGATGGGTTTTTGGCTACCGA ATATTTGGAGCCTTTGGCAATTGCATTGGAGAAAGAGCGCTGGTCACTGGTTCAATTTCTGTTCTCGTCTTCATACAGTGGATATGGCATCTCAAGCTTGAAGCGA GATGCCAAGGAGCTCGATCAATTGATTAGTTATCTGATAAATAAGGAAGATTCAGAAGGTGTGGTGCTACTTGGACACAGTACTGGATGCCAG GATATTGTATATTACTTGCGAACTAATGCAGCATGTTCGAGGGCAGTTCGTGCAGCCATTTTACAG GCTCCAGCTAGTGACCGTGAATATAGAGCCACTCTCCCGGAAACTGCCTCCATGATTGATTTAGCTTCAACGATGATAAATGAAGGCCGAGGATCAGAATTGATGCCAAGGGAAGCCAATCCAGATTCTCCCATTACTGCCTACAG ATTTCATTCTCTCTGTGCATACAATGGAGATGACGACATGTTCAGCTCCGACTTTAGTGAAGACCAGCTGAGGCAGAAACTTGGCCACATGTCCAACACGCCTACCCTG GTCATGTTTTCCATGGGAGACGAGTACGTGCCAGAATACGTTGACAAGAAATCTCTCGTTGACAG GTTGTGTACAGCAATGGGCGGTGCAGAGAAGGCTGAGATCGAGTATGGAAACCACTCGCTCTCCAACAGAACCGAGGAGGCCGTCCAAGCCATTATCGAGTTCATCAAGAGGGACGGCCCTAAAGGATGGGACGACCCGTGGAACTAG
- the LOC131020928 gene encoding uncharacterized protein LOC131020928: protein MAFNITWASFIRFFLLLLLLAAIVIACFTLPVEKMLSDFLVWVEEDLGPWGPLVLAVAYIPLTILAVPASVLTLGGGYLFGLPVGFVADSVGATIGAGAAFLLGRTLGRSFVMAKLKDYPQFRAVEIAIRRSGFKIVLLLRLVPLLPFNMLNYLLSVTSVPLVPYLLASWLGMMPITLALVYVGTTLKDISDVTHGWSGFSKTRWAFIVLSLVVSVVLMVIVTRVAKAALEKALAENEDSDREPRLAGTYRWQAGSTENLRQPLIVKVDSPQDNQE, encoded by the exons ATGGCGTTCAATATCACGTGGGCTTCGTTCATCAGATTTTTCTTGCTTTTGCTGCTGCTCGCTGCTATTGTGATTGCTTGCTTCACTCTCCCCGTTGAAAAG ATGCTTAGTGATTTCTTGGTATGGGTAGAGGAAGATCTTGGTCCTTGGGGTCCTCTGGTGCT AGCTGTGGCTTACATTCCTTTAACAATATTGGCGGTACCAGCTTCCGTACTTACA CTCGGTGGTGGCTATCTTTTTGGCTTGCCAGTCGGATTTGTTGCTGATTCAGTTGGGGCTACAATAGGCGCTGGCGCTGCGTTTCTTCTTGGGCGAACT CTAGGGAGGTCGTTTGTCATGGCCAAGCTGAAAGACTATCCACAGTTTCGTGCAGTCGAGATTGCAATTCGGAGGTCCGGATTTAAG ATTGTCTTGTTGCTCCGGCTTGTTCCGTTGCTTCCGTTCAACATGCTGAACTACCTCTTATCCGTGACTTCAGTCCCACTAGTTCCGTATTTGCTGGCATCGTGGTTGGGCATGATG CCTATTACTCTTGCATTGGTATATGTTGGAACGACGTTGAAGGATATTTCAGACGTGACGCATGGATGGAGCGGATTTTCTAAAACCCGTTGG GCATTTATCGTGTTGAGCCTTGTGGTGTCGG TTGTGTTAATGGTCATTGTGACACGAGTGGCAAAAGCTGCTCTAGAGAAAGCGTTGGCGGAGAACGAGGACTCCGATCGCGAACCCCGCCTCGCCGGAACTTACCGGTGGCAGGCCGGCTCCACGGAGAATCTGCGCCAGCCACTTATAGTCAAGGTCGATAGCCCTCAAGACAATCAAGAATAG